In Zetaproteobacteria bacterium, a single genomic region encodes these proteins:
- the glgC gene encoding glucose-1-phosphate adenylyltransferase translates to MGVQIAERRISKLTQNTVALVLAGGKGSRLKELTQWRAKPAVPFGGKFRIIDFPLSNCINSGIRKISVITQYKSHSLQRHLQRGWSFLSGQFGEFLEVLSAQQRLGEEWYSGTADAVYQNLDIIRHYNPEYVLILAGDHIYKMDYGKMLAAHVANGADVTVGCIAVPLEEARAFGVMAVNDEGRIVEFAEKPEQPRPMPDDPNKALASMGIYVFNARYLRDRLVADAADRDSLHDFGHNIIPGAIARDEIFAFRFMNANTGAPGYWRDVGTIDAYWAANMDLVQVQPELNMYDDNWPIWTQQEQLPPAKFTFDDDDRRGMAVDSLVSGGCLITGAVVRRSVLFSNVRVHSYSRVEDSVVLPDVEIRRNCRIRRCVIDKGTILPEGTVIGEDREADSRRFRVSEGGVILVTPEMMGQKLHEA, encoded by the coding sequence ATGGGTGTACAAATAGCGGAACGCAGGATCAGCAAGCTGACCCAGAACACGGTGGCGCTGGTGCTGGCCGGCGGCAAGGGAAGCCGCCTGAAAGAGCTGACCCAATGGCGCGCCAAACCGGCGGTCCCCTTCGGCGGCAAGTTCCGCATCATCGACTTCCCGCTCTCCAACTGCATCAACTCCGGCATCCGCAAGATCTCGGTCATCACCCAGTACAAATCGCACTCGCTGCAACGCCACCTGCAGCGTGGCTGGAGCTTCCTCTCCGGCCAGTTCGGCGAGTTTCTCGAGGTGCTCTCCGCCCAGCAGCGGCTGGGCGAGGAGTGGTACTCGGGCACGGCCGACGCCGTCTACCAGAACCTCGACATCATCCGCCACTACAACCCCGAATATGTCCTCATCCTGGCCGGCGACCACATCTACAAGATGGACTACGGCAAGATGCTCGCCGCCCATGTGGCCAACGGCGCCGACGTCACCGTCGGCTGCATCGCGGTTCCGCTGGAGGAGGCGCGCGCCTTCGGCGTGATGGCGGTGAACGACGAAGGGCGGATCGTCGAGTTCGCCGAGAAACCGGAGCAGCCCCGCCCGATGCCCGACGATCCGAACAAGGCGCTCGCCTCGATGGGCATCTATGTCTTCAATGCACGCTACCTGCGCGACCGGCTGGTGGCGGATGCCGCCGACCGCGACTCGCTGCACGACTTCGGCCACAACATCATCCCCGGCGCCATCGCCCGCGACGAGATCTTCGCCTTCCGCTTCATGAACGCCAACACCGGCGCACCGGGCTACTGGCGCGACGTCGGCACCATCGACGCCTACTGGGCGGCCAACATGGACCTGGTGCAGGTGCAGCCGGAGCTCAACATGTACGACGACAACTGGCCGATCTGGACCCAGCAGGAGCAGCTTCCGCCGGCCAAGTTCACCTTCGACGACGACGACCGCCGCGGCATGGCGGTCGATTCGCTGGTCTCCGGCGGCTGCCTGATCACCGGCGCGGTGGTGCGCCGCTCGGTGCTCTTCTCCAACGTGCGGGTCCACTCCTACAGTCGGGTGGAGGACAGCGTGGTGCTGCCCGACGTCGAGATCCGGCGCAACTGCCGCATTCGCCGCTGCGTGATCGACAAGGGCACCATCCTCCCCGAGGGGACGGTGATCGGTGAGGATCGCGAGGCCGACAGCCGCCGCTTCCGTGTGTCGGAAGGAGGGGTGATCCTGGTCACGCCGGAGATGATGGGCCAGAAGCTGCACGAGGCCTGA
- a CDS encoding alpha-D-glucose phosphate-specific phosphoglucomutase: MPVEIHSTTPFADQRPGTSGLRKRVGRFMQPRYLENFVQSVFDVIGDVRGATLVVGGDGRYFNRQAIATILRMAAANGFGRVLVGRGGLLSTPAASCVIRAHGAFGGLILSASHNPGGPEGDFGIKYNTSNGGPAPEAVTEAIYDRSRRIDGFRISSCEAPAIDAIGRFDLDGMVVEVIDPVADYVALMERLFDFDAIRDLLTGGFSMLFDAMHAVTGPYARALFCDRLGAPASVLLGAQPQEDFAGGHPDPNLTYAKALVARMFGDDAPDFGAASDGDGDRNMILGDHFFVTPSDSLAVLTAHAREIPGYRDGIAGVARSMPTSAAVDRVAQALGIDCYETPTGWKFFGNLMDAGRVTLCGEESFGTGSSHVREKDGLWAVLFWLNILARSRLSVAEVVRRHWARFGRNYYARHDYEGVEREAAESLMAALRDRFPALRGQTVAGRRVRLCDDFAYRDPVDGSESRGQGLRILLEDGARIVFRLSGTGTVGATIRIYFEAFEPDVARQGMDAQQALADLIAAAGELSRLPRFTGRDRPTVIT, from the coding sequence ATGCCGGTCGAGATCCATTCCACCACGCCGTTTGCCGACCAGCGGCCGGGCACCTCCGGCCTGCGCAAGCGGGTCGGCCGCTTCATGCAGCCGCGCTACCTGGAGAACTTCGTTCAGTCGGTCTTTGACGTGATCGGTGATGTGCGGGGAGCGACGCTGGTGGTGGGCGGCGACGGGCGCTACTTCAACCGCCAGGCGATCGCCACCATCCTGCGCATGGCCGCGGCCAACGGTTTCGGCCGGGTGCTGGTCGGGCGGGGGGGGCTGCTCTCCACGCCGGCGGCCTCCTGTGTGATCCGCGCGCACGGCGCCTTCGGCGGGCTGATCCTCTCGGCCAGCCACAACCCCGGCGGGCCGGAAGGCGATTTCGGCATCAAGTACAACACCAGCAACGGCGGACCGGCGCCGGAGGCGGTGACCGAGGCGATCTACGATCGCAGCCGGCGGATCGACGGCTTCCGCATCAGCTCGTGCGAGGCGCCGGCGATCGACGCCATCGGGCGGTTCGACCTCGACGGCATGGTGGTGGAGGTGATCGACCCGGTCGCCGACTATGTCGCGCTGATGGAGCGGTTGTTCGACTTCGATGCCATCCGCGATCTGCTCACCGGTGGCTTCTCCATGCTGTTCGACGCCATGCACGCGGTCACCGGCCCCTATGCGCGCGCGCTCTTCTGCGACCGGCTCGGCGCGCCGGCGTCGGTGCTGCTCGGCGCGCAGCCGCAAGAGGATTTCGCCGGCGGCCATCCCGATCCCAACCTGACCTACGCCAAGGCGTTGGTGGCGCGCATGTTCGGCGACGATGCGCCCGACTTCGGCGCCGCCTCCGACGGTGACGGCGACCGCAACATGATCCTCGGCGACCATTTCTTCGTCACGCCGAGCGATTCGCTCGCCGTGCTCACCGCCCATGCGCGCGAGATTCCCGGCTACCGCGACGGCATCGCAGGCGTGGCCCGCTCGATGCCGACCAGCGCCGCGGTCGACCGGGTGGCGCAGGCGCTGGGCATCGACTGCTACGAGACGCCGACCGGCTGGAAGTTCTTCGGCAATCTGATGGATGCCGGCCGCGTCACCCTGTGCGGCGAGGAGAGCTTCGGTACCGGCTCCAGCCATGTGCGCGAGAAGGACGGGCTGTGGGCGGTGCTCTTCTGGCTCAACATCCTGGCGCGCAGCCGGCTGTCGGTGGCCGAGGTGGTGCGGCGCCACTGGGCCCGTTTCGGCCGCAACTACTACGCCCGCCACGACTACGAAGGGGTGGAGCGGGAGGCGGCGGAGTCGCTGATGGCCGCGCTACGCGACCGCTTTCCCGCGCTGCGCGGGCAGACGGTGGCCGGCCGGCGCGTGCGGCTGTGCGACGACTTCGCCTACCGCGATCCGGTCGACGGCAGCGAAAGCCGCGGGCAGGGGCTGCGCATCCTGCTCGAGGACGGCGCGCGCATCGTCTTCCGGCTGTCGGGCACCGGCACCGTCGGGGCGACCATCCGCATCTATTTCGAGGCGTTCGAGCCGGATGTCGCCCGCCAGGGGATGGATGCGCAGCAGGCGCTGGCCGATCTGATCGCGGCGGCGGGGGAGCTGTCGCGCCTGCCGCGCTTCACCGGCCGAGATCGCCCGACGGTGATCACCTGA